GACTGCACATTCATATCCGTACGTTCAGTGCGACTTTGTCGTTCAGGATAACAGCTGGCCTGCCCAATACTGACGGTCACATAAGGGCTACCGGACTGATTTTGCCCATGGCGAATCGCCAACCCGACAATAGCCTGACGCAAACGATGAGCAACTCTTGCGCCCCCATCGCTGTCAGTTGCGGGCAGGATCAAAGCAAATTCTTCCCCACCATAACGCGCCACCAAATCGCCCCTTCGGCCGATACTCTCAACCATGGCAGCGGCCAATTTGATCAAACAATCATCCCCGGCACGATGGCCATAAAGGTCATTGAAACGTTTAAAACTATCAACATCGACCATCAACAACGTCAAGGGTTGCCCTGTACGTTGCAATTGCTGCCAGTCAGCATAGAGTTGCCGGTCAAAACAGCGTCGGTTAGCAATGCCGGTCAAACCATCAAGAAAACTGAGTCGCTCTAGCTCCCGAGATTGAGTTTCCAACTCCCGGTTCAAGGCGGCAATAAAATGCAACAGCCGCCCCAACACTCGGGCATGAGAGCTAACATATTTGTCCACAGTGCCATCGGGCAACACCGGCAACTGCGTCGGCATGCTTGGCTGTTTGGCGCTCTGACATGTCGTCAGCGGCCCTTCCCTAAAGCCCACTGCCACCAAACTCATGTTCAACAAGGGTTGATCACGACAGATTTCGGTCACGGTATAAAAGCCATTGGTCGGAGCAATTCGCTGGAAACTTAAAGTTTCGGGCTTTACTTCATCAAGCAAAACAAAGCGGCGACAGCCACAACTAAACAACAAAATGCTCTGGGCGCCAAAATCACTCAATACCTGATTCAAACTTTCCAGCTGACACTGCAATAGTTGGGGGTAAACAAAGCCCATGGCAAACTCACTTCCCAACGGCATGCGGCTAAGAAACTGTAAACTGCCATCTGCACCAGCCGCAACCGGTACTCGCGCTACCAGCCCGGCGCGATCTGACTGACGGCGCTGGCGCAACATCATATCCGCTTCAGTATCGCTTGGCCGTTTCTCACCAGATACTCGGCCAGATAGCGGCGCACACTCCGTAGTGGGATGAACCGCCTGAGCAGCCGAGGATTCCACTTTATTTATGCTTAGCCCATTGCCAGAGCCACTGGTTGAAGCAGCCACAGCGCAATCAATGGGAGTATCAGTCGAAGGCTGCCCAGCAACATCTGAGCTGATATCAGCGCTCGCAGCGATGGTCTCAGCCATCCAGTCAGGCTCATTATCCCTTGGATGAGGCCAGATATCGGCAGGCAAAGGTGACAAAGCAACAGACCGCCCGGTCAATTGCCCAGCGTGGGCCAACAACGGAAAACCCAGCGCATTGGAGAAAAACGCGTCATCCCCTTCAATCCCTAACAGCTGCCGATACACCTGTTGTGCAGGTTGATGATTAATCTCCTGCACCGTCCCACCAGAAGATGCTGTCACCCGCAATGGGGTATGGGTCATAGTGCGCCATCCCAGCATACTGTCGGTAAAGATGGAGAGCGCCTCACCACAAAAAGCCAACGCCAGTACTGCCTGTTCATCGGGAAGAATTAACCGTTGACTCACATCAGCTTCAGACTCATCACTTTGTGCAACGATAAAATCAGCCGGATAAGCACCAAATACAGCGGTATGGCTAAGGCCATAATCTCCTGCGCCGCCACCAAACAAACAATAATCAGCGCCCTGCTGAGTCAATGCCGATAATAGCGCCGATAAATCCGCGGCAATGGGATTACCCAGCAGCATCACACCTTTGACCGGGCCATGACGGCCAGATACAACAGGTTTTTTTTCAGATTGCGACACATCTGAGTTAGCCGCATTATCATTGACCTTTGCAAGTTGTTCAGCCAAGCGCAGCCCCGTATCGGTTTCTGAGCCCGGCGCACAAGGCAGTAATAATGGCAGTACGGTTGCAGTGGGAAAAAATAATGCCGTTATCACGGTGCGACCGACATGGGTTTCACCCTGTAAAATCTCACCGGTGGACGTCGCACCAGCAACACAAGCCCGAGGCATACAGGCAGCAGCATCGCGGCATAAATCCGTCATCCATTCAGGTTGAGATGAGGCGGTAAAGATTAGCAGTAACGTTGTCCCCGCACAGGCATACTGACGCTGACAATCTGGCGACTGTAAAAATATCGCCAAAGCACCCTGCTCGGTAATATCGGCAGACAAGGTCACAATTGTGTCAATAGTGGAAGATATGGAGGTTAGCTCTGTCATTACATCCCGCCCGGTTCCGTCTTACTTCATGGTATTCACCCGGCAGTCCATGCCAAACAGGCCCATTGAAAAAACAACCTAAATGATTTTGAGCGGCGCTTGCCACCCGCTTTAATGTACCGCGGCTCACTACCCTATCAGGGTTATCCCTTTATTTTTTCGCCAGCATAACACCTTCATTCTCTGTTGTAGAGCCTCAAACGGGTTAGAAAAGATACGCTCATCAGTAAAAGAAAACTCACAATAAGATTAACCAACCTGCAGCAATAAGAAATACAGAGAGTTAACTTAGAAATGACAATATGGCGGGTAAAAAAACGTCATAAAAAATGCAGCCGTTTCCGGCTGCGAAATAAAGCAGGGCTTACCTAAGGAGAAATAAGCAAAGATGAGAGTAAAAAAATTCACCTTGGGGTATACACTGAGCCGATTGCGCTCCGAGCATCCCCACTAAGGCTAATGGGCTTCTTTCGGGCCCAAAAAGGCGGATAATCCCTTAAAACCACCTTTTAAGATCAAAACATTGTCAAAGCCTGCGTGACGCAGCGCTGTGCCAACGGCCGTAGCTCGGGCACCGGACTTACACACCAAAACCACAAGTTTATCCCGCGGCAACTTGGCCAGATTATCAGGCTCAAACACCTGATCTGCTGCAATGCTTAATGCACCCGGCAATGTTAATCCATACACGGACATCTCTGCCTCAGTACGAATATCCAACGCCACCATCGCTTTACCGGCTTTCGCCGCCGATATAAATGCCCCCGGACTCATCAGGCCAAGCGCCTGACCTGCTGATGGGCCTTTCACCCCGGCAAACAATTGCTGGTAACTTTGCGCCAGTTCCCGGTCATACGCTTGCGCCGCAGTACTGACCAGACCCGCACATAATAGCATCACCAAACCAAGCCCTTTGCTGGACTTTTCCATAGTGGGTATCACTCCTTTGTTTCCTGTTTTGAACGGCTTAATTAAATAACGATGCTTTCATCCAGCTCAATAGACAGACGTCACAATTTCAGCCGGGATAAATTATCAAAGCGATGTGAAAATACCGATGAAAAATAAACATGCCTATGCACCTCGGTCAGTTTGGGCGTAATATAGAATCATAAATCGCTTCTTGTGGAGGGTTTTATGATGAACATGTCAGAAATGAGTTTTATAGATTGGCAACGTCAATTTTATTCAGAAAATGCCTGTCTTGATTACCTGAAAATGCAGCGATGGCCGGATGGATTTATCTGCCCTAAATGTGGTCATCGTCAAGCCTATCAAATCCATACCCGTGAGCTTTATGAATGCTGTCAGTGCCATAAGCAAACATCCGTGACATCTGACACGCTGTTTCACGGCACGCATATCCCGCTGTCTAAATGGTTTACGGCCATTTATTTTATAGGGTCAGACAAAGGCGGAATATCAGCATTACGGCTCAAAAAGCTCATTGAAGTTAACTGGCGAACGGCAAGGTTGATACTGAAAAAATTGCGTATCGCAATGGGGCACAGAGACAGACTGTATTGGTTATCTGGCAACATAGAATTGGATGATTGCTTGGTTGGCGGCAAACAAAAAGGTAAACGTGGTCGAGGCGCGGCAGGGAAAACACCGATAATTGTGGCCGTTGAAACCCAAGGTGAACGAGCCGGCTATATTGCCATGCAGGCTGTTAACCGTATCAGCCACCAAAGTGTCGAGCAATTTGTGCAAGCGCATATTCTCCCCAATCAATATGTTCGCTCAGATGGGCTACGTGCATTGACTATCATTGATAAAACCCAGCATCACGAAGCCAGAGTGACGCCGAAAGAATTGGTTGATGAGTGGCTCCCGTGGGTACATATCGCCATTAGCAACCTGAAAACATTTATTCAGGGCACATTCCACGGAATATCCAAAAAATATGTACAGGAATACCTCAATGAGTTCATTTATCGTTTTAATCGCAGAAGAATAGAAAAACAAATTCCTATGCGGCTGTTAAATATAGCTATTTTTCATTCACCTATGAACTCATGCTGAGCAAAGTGCATAGGCATGAAAATAAAAGAAAAATAAATTAGATTTCCCACTGATTTTTAGCCTTTTTTAGCGCTAAAAAACTACCATACACTCTTTCTCAGCATATCTTGCTGGTATTTTTGTCGGGATGAAAAAACGGCTTAGATTCGCGAAATGGCCATTAAATAAATACCCTTGAATAAAAAGCCATTTTTCAGCAAATTTTTATATTTTTAGCGCTATCATGCTTAGAAAACACCGCGCCAAGTTCATTTTTTAAGCACCACCTCCATTTATGGTGGTTTTTATCTTCAGGCGATAAGTTATCGACAACGCCCTAAACAGAGGAAATGGGATCCGGCGCACAGCGCTTCAAGCCACCCCCATATTATAAGATCCTAATTTTTAGGACAATTTGGAGCGTTACCATGAAGTATTCTCTGCTGGCCTGCGCC
This region of Shewanella sp. NFH-SH190041 genomic DNA includes:
- a CDS encoding rhodanese-like domain-containing protein, which translates into the protein MEKSSKGLGLVMLLCAGLVSTAAQAYDRELAQSYQQLFAGVKGPSAGQALGLMSPGAFISAAKAGKAMVALDIRTEAEMSVYGLTLPGALSIAADQVFEPDNLAKLPRDKLVVLVCKSGARATAVGTALRHAGFDNVLILKGGFKGLSAFLGPKEAH
- a CDS encoding IS1595 family transposase, coding for MNMSEMSFIDWQRQFYSENACLDYLKMQRWPDGFICPKCGHRQAYQIHTRELYECCQCHKQTSVTSDTLFHGTHIPLSKWFTAIYFIGSDKGGISALRLKKLIEVNWRTARLILKKLRIAMGHRDRLYWLSGNIELDDCLVGGKQKGKRGRGAAGKTPIIVAVETQGERAGYIAMQAVNRISHQSVEQFVQAHILPNQYVRSDGLRALTIIDKTQHHEARVTPKELVDEWLPWVHIAISNLKTFIQGTFHGISKKYVQEYLNEFIYRFNRRRIEKQIPMRLLNIAIFHSPMNSC
- a CDS encoding diguanylate cyclase domain-containing protein, with product MTELTSISSTIDTIVTLSADITEQGALAIFLQSPDCQRQYACAGTTLLLIFTASSQPEWMTDLCRDAAACMPRACVAGATSTGEILQGETHVGRTVITALFFPTATVLPLLLPCAPGSETDTGLRLAEQLAKVNDNAANSDVSQSEKKPVVSGRHGPVKGVMLLGNPIAADLSALLSALTQQGADYCLFGGGAGDYGLSHTAVFGAYPADFIVAQSDESEADVSQRLILPDEQAVLALAFCGEALSIFTDSMLGWRTMTHTPLRVTASSGGTVQEINHQPAQQVYRQLLGIEGDDAFFSNALGFPLLAHAGQLTGRSVALSPLPADIWPHPRDNEPDWMAETIAASADISSDVAGQPSTDTPIDCAVAASTSGSGNGLSINKVESSAAQAVHPTTECAPLSGRVSGEKRPSDTEADMMLRQRRQSDRAGLVARVPVAAGADGSLQFLSRMPLGSEFAMGFVYPQLLQCQLESLNQVLSDFGAQSILLFSCGCRRFVLLDEVKPETLSFQRIAPTNGFYTVTEICRDQPLLNMSLVAVGFREGPLTTCQSAKQPSMPTQLPVLPDGTVDKYVSSHARVLGRLLHFIAALNRELETQSRELERLSFLDGLTGIANRRCFDRQLYADWQQLQRTGQPLTLLMVDVDSFKRFNDLYGHRAGDDCLIKLAAAMVESIGRRGDLVARYGGEEFALILPATDSDGGARVAHRLRQAIVGLAIRHGQNQSGSPYVTVSIGQASCYPERQSRTERTDMNVQSQISALITAADKALYRAKQTGRNRLCLAPELALSDLKP